In one Pseudomonas sp. 31-12 genomic region, the following are encoded:
- a CDS encoding LysR substrate-binding domain-containing protein, with the protein MFDTLLLKTFVTVVDEDGFSRAAQKLHLTQSAVSGHVRRLEEQIGKPLLTRTTRSQQLTADGERLVAYARTILALNRDAWTDLTRTPFHGRLRIGVSEDFVESRLLRTVQDFAAQYPGMEVEVQVNIPGSLLALMKQGQLDVVIGSLCETSEAGLLLWQEPLVWAWSAQPVTRLPTPLPLALFPAPCPYREAALTRLAQAGIAQRTAMLCSSTAGLRAAALAGFAIAPMPLSRLGQGLAVLGAEQGLPELPDAQCRLFTSPDADQAMVAAVTQLIVAYCSTRRA; encoded by the coding sequence ATGTTCGATACTTTGCTTCTCAAGACATTTGTCACGGTCGTCGATGAAGACGGCTTCAGCCGTGCCGCCCAGAAGCTGCACCTGACTCAGTCGGCGGTCAGTGGCCATGTGCGGCGATTGGAAGAACAGATTGGTAAACCCCTGTTGACGCGTACCACCCGTTCTCAGCAACTGACGGCCGATGGCGAGCGCCTGGTTGCTTATGCGCGCACGATCCTCGCGCTGAACCGTGATGCCTGGACAGACCTGACACGCACGCCGTTTCACGGACGGCTGCGGATCGGGGTGTCCGAAGACTTTGTCGAGTCTCGATTGCTGCGCACTGTTCAGGATTTCGCGGCGCAGTACCCCGGGATGGAAGTCGAGGTCCAGGTGAACATTCCCGGTTCGTTGCTGGCGCTGATGAAGCAAGGGCAACTGGACGTGGTCATCGGTTCGTTGTGCGAAACCAGCGAAGCGGGGTTGCTGCTGTGGCAAGAGCCGCTGGTGTGGGCGTGGTCGGCGCAACCCGTCACCCGCTTACCGACGCCGTTGCCGCTGGCCCTGTTCCCCGCTCCGTGTCCATATCGCGAGGCCGCGCTGACGAGGCTGGCGCAGGCGGGCATCGCCCAACGCACGGCAATGTTGTGCAGCAGCACGGCCGGGTTGCGGGCGGCGGCCCTGGCAGGCTTCGCGATAGCGCCTATGCCACTGAGTCGGTTGGGGCAGGGACTGGCGGTTCTTGGGGCTGAACAAGGGTTGCCGGAATTGCCGGATGCGCAATGTCGGCTGTTCACCTCACCTGACGCGGATCAAGCGATGGTAGCAGCGGTCACTCAGCTCATTGTGGCGTATTGCTCCACGCGCAGGGCTTGA